From Rhodamnia argentea isolate NSW1041297 chromosome 10, ASM2092103v1, whole genome shotgun sequence, a single genomic window includes:
- the LOC115734095 gene encoding GTP-binding protein BRASSINAZOLE INSENSITIVE PALE GREEN 2, chloroplastic, with product MATVLPSSPLSSTMITLKALNGTVVEVFPTTTRREARLFASGNKNKNFSLVTSAGKNHSAVETTKRCEGKVARRKSVRSPVLSEGRDEDEQRGQICPGCGVFMQDKDPDLPGYYQKRKVSEGEASGDEDKDENDDGVVEDHFEEENGELGDVVEGQLGIDGEVGGEFDWESDEWEGEFLEEGDSEDLELDGFTPAGVGYGNITEEIVERQQQKKKEKLSKAERKRLAREAGKEMEKVTVCARCHSLRNYGHVKNQAAENLIPDFDFDRLITTRLMKPTGNANSIVVVMVVDCVDFDGSFPKRAAKTLFEALEGTKNDPKLKNKKLPKLVLVATKVDLLPSQISPARLDSWVRHRAKAGGAPKLSGVYMVSSRKDLGVRNLLAFIKQLAGPRGNVWVVGAQNAGKSTLINIMARKEGAKITKLTEAPIPGTTLGILRIGGILSAKAKMYDTPGLLHPYLMSMRLNSDEQKMVEIRKELQPRTYRVKAGQAVHVGGLTRLDLNQASVETVYVTIWASPSVSLHLGKIENAEEIWRNHVGIRLQPPVGKERASELGKWEEREIKFSGTSWDVNSLDIAIAGLGWFSIGLKGEATLSLWTYNGIEVTLREPLVLDRARFLERPGFWLPKAISDAIGNQNKLESKRKKELQEETDDLLSRVSV from the exons CCACAACAACAAGAAGGGAAGCTCGCCTCTTCGCAA GTGGCAACAAAAACAAGAACTTTTCACTCGTGACCTCAGCTGGGAAAAACCATTCAGCTGTGGAAACGACCAAGAGATGTGAGGGCAAGGTTGCGCGTAGGAAGAGCGTTAGAAGTCCGGTTTTGAGCGAAGGGAGAGACGAGGATGAGCAACGTGGGCAGATTTGTCCCGGGTGCGGAGTCTTCATGCAGGACAAGGACCCTGACCTTCCTGGGTATTACCAGAAGCGGAAGGTCAGTGAGGGAGAAGCATCGGGAGACGAGGATAAGGATGAGAATGATGATGGTGTCGTGGAGGAccattttgaagaagaaaatggggAGCTTGGGGATGTTGTCGAGGGTCAATTAGGGATAGATGGTGAGGTGGGAGGTGAGTTTGATTGGGAGAGTGATGAATGGGAGGGGGAGTTTTTGGAGGAAGGCGATTCGGAGGATTTGGAATTGGATGGTTTCACGCCTGCTGGAGTTGGGTATGGCAACATCACGGAGGAGATTGTGGAGCGACAAcagcagaagaagaaagagaagctgTCGAAAGCCGAAAGAAAGAGATTGGCTAGAGAGGCTGggaaggagatggagaaggTGACGGTGTGTGCTCGATGCCATTCATTGAGGAACTACGGGCATGTGAAAAACCAAGCAGCAGAGAACCTGATACCCGATTTTGATTTCGATAGGTTAATCACCACCCGTTTGATGAAGCCTACTGGAAACGCAAATTCTATTGTTGTGGTTATGGTGGTTGATTGTGTCGATTTTGATGGGTCTTTCCCAAAAAGAGCAGCAAAGACCTTGTTCGAGGCACTGGAAGGAACTAAAAATGACCCAAAACTTAAGAACAAGAAGTTGCCCAAGCTTGTTCTCGTGGCTACGAAGGTGGATCTGCTCCCGTCTCAAATTTCGCCCGCGAGATTAGACAGTTGGGTCCGGCACCGTGCTAAGGCAGGAGGAGCACCTAAGCTAAGTGGAGTTTATATGGTTAGTTCTCGTAAGGATTTGGGAGTGAGGAATTTGTTGGCATTCATCAAGCAATTGGCAGGTCCAAGAGGAAATGTGTGGGTAGTTGGGGCACAAAATGCTGGAAAATCTACTCTAATTAATATTATGGCGAGGAAGGAAGGAGCGAAAATCACGAAACTGACAGAAGCTCCCATTCCTGGGACAACACTGGGTATTTTGAGGATTGGAGGGATTCTGTCAGCCAAGGCAAAGATGTACGACACACCAGGGCTTCTTCACCCGTACTTGATGTCTATGAGACTGAACAGTGATGAGCAGAAAATGGTCGAAATAAGAAAAGAACTACAACCTCGGACTTACAGAGTGAAG GCTGGGCAGGCTGTGCATGTTGGTGGCTTAACGAGATTAGACCTTAATCAAGCTTCTGTAGAGACGGTTTATGTCACGATCTGGGCATCTCCAAGCGTCTCTCTACATTTagggaaaattgaaaatgctgAAGAGATTTGGAGAAACCATGTTGGCATAAGGTTGCAG cCTCCAGTTGGAAAAGAAAGGGCCTCTGAATTGGGCAAATGGGAGGAAAGGGAAATCAAATTTTCCGGGACCAGTTGGGATGTGAATAGTTTGGACATCGCAATAGCTGGACTCGGTTGGTTTTCTATAGGTCTCAAGGGCGAAGCAACCCTGTCATTGTGGACATACAACGGCATCGAAGTCACTTTGCGAGAACCTTTGGTTCTAGATCGGGCTCGTTTCCTTGAGAGACCCGGGTTCTGGCTGCCGAAAGCTATATCTGATGCCATTGGCAACCAAAACAAACTTGAATCCAAGAGAAAGAAGGAACTCCAAGAGGAGACTGATGATTTGCTTTCTCGGGTCTCTGTTTGA
- the LOC115734102 gene encoding protein EARLY RESPONSIVE TO DEHYDRATION 15, with the protein MALVSGGRSTLNPDAPLFIPAALRQVEDFSPEWWQLVTTSTWYRDYWLSEHPEGLYNNVDLEDELHGSDVANLLPDTFDLNAEDLSLMESQFEEFLLFAESEGNDLSTPAFNGANGKGLQDTGAMKQNANLLKPLDVERQWPRKEPAKYVEKPAKNVNAKCSPRFIQQPR; encoded by the exons ATGGCGCTGGTTTCGGGAGGAAGGTCAACATTGAACCCAGATGCCCCTCTATTCATACCCGCCGCTCTTCGCCAAGTTGAGGATTTCTCCCCAGAATGGTGGCAACTGGTTACGACCTCTACATGGTATCGTGATTACTGGCTCAGCGAACATCCTGAAGGGCTTTATAATAATGTGGACTTGGAGGATGAACTTCACGGCAGCGATGTGGCGAATTTGCTTCCTGATACCTTTGATCTCAATGCTGAAGATTTGTCCTTAATGGAATCCCAGTTCGAGGAGTTCCTCCTATTTGCTGAGTCTGAGGGGAATGATTTGTCTACTCCAGCATTCAATGGAGCAAATGGAAAAG GCCTTCAAGATACTGGCGCAATGAAGCAGAATGCAAACTTGTTGAAGCCCTTGGACGTTGAACGCCAATGGCCAAGGAAAGAACCGGCAAAATATGTAGAGAAGCCAGCCAAGAATGTGAACGCGAAATGCAGCCCCCGCTTCATCCAACAGCCTCGCTGA
- the LOC115734059 gene encoding uncharacterized protein LOC115734059 isoform X1, translating into MGRHLRIWWPKHHLLTQPSSHDLLFGWFVSSSPASVDIVIALTINETFLSHLSPALEEILQETNRDMPVNLKDKADFCVLGLSAADPGKGSKKKRDQVCGCYRITEPLESCRQLAVGSNSWVQLMHNSCSGYWGENLWLPEVHHIHWKGEVVYHCDVHVIVYETPRHGAHHFSLSYSHYPRQVKVPMKKPKWIKELHAKHPQVDLSTAILAMNSSRAASATLYKKTCSGPEPSVSQPFLIWMFYAFIWHALAISAASLSTLFYIIIHNFHHFMRWGSQSWMYKVSSNVFVTAWSNIKIRSCQYLYWPVFLQNSDLRSQPSVEYAEKAALRKHSMWSTIAIDILLGNLIGLSLLYHAEAVSLWFLNSVEGLNNYLRMGSVWLMGVPAGFKLNTELAAILGTTSLNVVQIWSTLWVFVGFFLMNIVRGIAIAGMLFGATVITALMVDMIGAATLHISALHSLIAYLYASQTQALAALWRLFRGQKLNPLRLRLDSYDYTVEQHVVGSLLFTPLLLLLPTTCVFYIFFTIVNTSIRVSHVLVEVFISIIHETPYVKILLWLVRPTRFPAGIWFEIVSCKYNGVHPMEGSICDSNGINPDFDNAPSKTDKYRRSAALVSFLRISVPSIGQIISPHCKKIFTGVSASLVAESAYGVLTGKRISYGPVSHPPSTLPWMHIPIKEYWQLCHKSILSHMADRRCI; encoded by the exons ATGGGAAGACATTTGAGAATTTGGTGGCCCAAGCATCACCTTTTAACTCAACCATCATCACATGACCTCTTGTTTGGGTGGTTTGTCTCATCCTCCCCAGCTTCTGTGGATATTGTGATAGCCCTTACCATTAATGAGACCTTCCTGTCTCATTTATCACCGGCTCTTGAG GAAATCCTTCAAGAAACAAATAGGGACATGCCTGTAAATTTAAAGGATAAAGCAGATTTCTGTGTCTTGGGTCTGTCTGCTGCTGACCCAGGTAAAGGCAGCAAGAAGAAAAGGGATCAAGTTTGTGGCTGCTACAGGATTACCGAACCACTTGAATCTTGTAGGCAACTTGCTGTAGGAAGCAATAGTTGGGTCCAGCTAATGCATAATTCTTGCTCAGGCTATTGGGGAGAGAACTTATGGCTCCCTGAAGTGCATCATATTCACTGGAAAGGGGAAGTAGTATATCACTGCGATGTGCAC GTTATAGTTTATGAAACTCCAAGGCATGGAGCACACCATTTCTCTCTTAGCTATTCACACTATCCTCGTCAAGTAAAAGTTCCTATGAAGAAGCCCAAGTGGATCAAAGAGCTTCATGCAAAACATCCTCAAGTTGACCTG AGTACAGCAATTCTCGCAATGAACAGTTCTAGAGCTGCTTCTGCTACATTATACAAGAAGACGTGTTCTGGGCCAGAACCATCTGTCTCTCAGCCTTTCCTTATTTGGAT GTTTTATGCCTTCATATGGCATGCATTGGCCATATCGGCAGCTTCGTTATCCACTCTTTTCTACATCATTATCCATAATTTTCATCACTTTATGAGATGGGGATCACAGTCGTGGATGTACAAAGTATCTTCAAACGTGTTTGTGACTGCCTGGTCCAACATCAAAATTAGGTCTTGTCAATATCTATATTGGCCTGTCTTCCTGCAGAATAGTGACCTCAG GTCTCAACCCAGTGTAGAGTACGCTGAGAAAGCTGCATTGCGGAAGCATTCCATGTGGTCGACCATAGCCATTGATATTCTCCTCGGAAACTTGATTGGTTTGTCGTTACTATATCATGCAGAAGCGGTTAGCTTGTGGTTTCTGAACTCCGTGGAGGGCCTCAATAATTATTTGCGCATGGGATCTGTGTGGTTAATGGGAGTCCCAGCAGGATTTAAATTGAATACAGAATTAGCAGCCATTCTTGGCACTACGTCTCTTAATGTCGTACAAATTTGGTCTACCCTTTGGGTTTTTGTGGGCTTCTTTCTGATGAATATAGTCAGAGGAATCGCTATAGCGGGGATGCTTTTTGGGGCTACTGTTATTACCGCTCTGATGGTAGACATGATCGGGGCAGCAACTTTACACATATCAGCTCTACATTCGTTGATAGCTTATCTTTATGCTTCACAGACACAAGCATTGGCTGCTTTATGGCGCCTGTTTAG GGGTCAAAAGTTGAATCCTCTTCGCTTGAGATTAGATAGCTATGATTACACCGTGGAGCAACATGTTGTTGGATCTCTTCTGTTTACTCCCCTTCTACTTCTGTTGCCAACCACCTGTGTCTTTTATATATTCTTCACCATTGTGAATACTTCTATCAGAGTTAGTCATGTGCTAGTTGAAGTTTTTATATCTATTATCCATGAGACACCTTATGTCAAAATTCTTCTTTGGTTGGTGAGACCAACCAGATTTCCTGCTGGGATATGGTTTGAAATTGTTTCCTGTAAATATAACGGCGTACATCCCATGGAAGGATCTATTTGTGACAGCAATGGCATAAATCCAGATTTTGACAATGCACCGAGCAAAACGGACAAATACAGAAGGTCTGCTGCCCTGGTTTCATTTCTACGCATCAGTGTTCCAAGCATTG GACAGATAATCTCACCtcattgcaagaaaatttttactGGTGTCTCTGCATCACTTGTTGCAGAGTCAGCATACGGAGTTCTCACAGGCAAAAG GATTTCGTATGGCCCAGTTTCTCATCCTCCATCAACTCTCCCATGGATGCACATACCGATTAAGGAGTACTGGCAACTTTGCCACAAATCAATTCTTTCTCACATGGCAGACCGAAGATGTATTTAG
- the LOC115734059 gene encoding uncharacterized protein LOC115734059 isoform X3 produces the protein MGRHLRIWWPKHHLLTQPSSHDLLFGWFVSSSPASVDIVIALTINETFLSHLSPALEEILQETNRDMPVNLKDKADFCVLGLSAADPGKGSKKKRDQVCGCYRITEPLESCRQLAVGSNSWVQLMHNSCSGYWGENLWLPEVHHIHWKGEVVYHCDVHVIVYETPRHGAHHFSLSYSHYPRQVKVPMKKPKWIKELHAKHPQVDLSTAILAMNSSRAASATLYKKTCSGPEPSVSQPFLIWMFYAFIWHALAISAASLSTLFYIIIHNFHHFMRWGSQSWMYKVSSNVFVTAWSNIKIRSCQYLYWPVFLQNSDLRSQPSVEYAEKAALRKHSMWSTIAIDILLGNLIGLSLLYHAEAVSLWFLNSVEGLNNYLRMGSVWLMGVPAGFKLNTELAAILGTTSLNVVQIWSTLWVFVGFFLMNIVRGIAIAGMLFGATVITALMVDMIGAATLHISALHSLIAYLYASQTQALAALWRLFRGQKLNPLRLRLDSYDYTVEQHVVGSLLFTPLLLLLPTTCVFYIFFTIVNTSIRVSHVLVEVFISIIHETPYVKILLWLVRPTRFPAGIWFEIVSCKYNGVHPMEGSICDSNGINPDFDNAPSKTDKYRRSAALVSFLRISVPSIDNLTSLQENFYWCLCITCCRVSIRSSHRQKDFVWPSFSSSINSPMDAHTD, from the exons ATGGGAAGACATTTGAGAATTTGGTGGCCCAAGCATCACCTTTTAACTCAACCATCATCACATGACCTCTTGTTTGGGTGGTTTGTCTCATCCTCCCCAGCTTCTGTGGATATTGTGATAGCCCTTACCATTAATGAGACCTTCCTGTCTCATTTATCACCGGCTCTTGAG GAAATCCTTCAAGAAACAAATAGGGACATGCCTGTAAATTTAAAGGATAAAGCAGATTTCTGTGTCTTGGGTCTGTCTGCTGCTGACCCAGGTAAAGGCAGCAAGAAGAAAAGGGATCAAGTTTGTGGCTGCTACAGGATTACCGAACCACTTGAATCTTGTAGGCAACTTGCTGTAGGAAGCAATAGTTGGGTCCAGCTAATGCATAATTCTTGCTCAGGCTATTGGGGAGAGAACTTATGGCTCCCTGAAGTGCATCATATTCACTGGAAAGGGGAAGTAGTATATCACTGCGATGTGCAC GTTATAGTTTATGAAACTCCAAGGCATGGAGCACACCATTTCTCTCTTAGCTATTCACACTATCCTCGTCAAGTAAAAGTTCCTATGAAGAAGCCCAAGTGGATCAAAGAGCTTCATGCAAAACATCCTCAAGTTGACCTG AGTACAGCAATTCTCGCAATGAACAGTTCTAGAGCTGCTTCTGCTACATTATACAAGAAGACGTGTTCTGGGCCAGAACCATCTGTCTCTCAGCCTTTCCTTATTTGGAT GTTTTATGCCTTCATATGGCATGCATTGGCCATATCGGCAGCTTCGTTATCCACTCTTTTCTACATCATTATCCATAATTTTCATCACTTTATGAGATGGGGATCACAGTCGTGGATGTACAAAGTATCTTCAAACGTGTTTGTGACTGCCTGGTCCAACATCAAAATTAGGTCTTGTCAATATCTATATTGGCCTGTCTTCCTGCAGAATAGTGACCTCAG GTCTCAACCCAGTGTAGAGTACGCTGAGAAAGCTGCATTGCGGAAGCATTCCATGTGGTCGACCATAGCCATTGATATTCTCCTCGGAAACTTGATTGGTTTGTCGTTACTATATCATGCAGAAGCGGTTAGCTTGTGGTTTCTGAACTCCGTGGAGGGCCTCAATAATTATTTGCGCATGGGATCTGTGTGGTTAATGGGAGTCCCAGCAGGATTTAAATTGAATACAGAATTAGCAGCCATTCTTGGCACTACGTCTCTTAATGTCGTACAAATTTGGTCTACCCTTTGGGTTTTTGTGGGCTTCTTTCTGATGAATATAGTCAGAGGAATCGCTATAGCGGGGATGCTTTTTGGGGCTACTGTTATTACCGCTCTGATGGTAGACATGATCGGGGCAGCAACTTTACACATATCAGCTCTACATTCGTTGATAGCTTATCTTTATGCTTCACAGACACAAGCATTGGCTGCTTTATGGCGCCTGTTTAG GGGTCAAAAGTTGAATCCTCTTCGCTTGAGATTAGATAGCTATGATTACACCGTGGAGCAACATGTTGTTGGATCTCTTCTGTTTACTCCCCTTCTACTTCTGTTGCCAACCACCTGTGTCTTTTATATATTCTTCACCATTGTGAATACTTCTATCAGAGTTAGTCATGTGCTAGTTGAAGTTTTTATATCTATTATCCATGAGACACCTTATGTCAAAATTCTTCTTTGGTTGGTGAGACCAACCAGATTTCCTGCTGGGATATGGTTTGAAATTGTTTCCTGTAAATATAACGGCGTACATCCCATGGAAGGATCTATTTGTGACAGCAATGGCATAAATCCAGATTTTGACAATGCACCGAGCAAAACGGACAAATACAGAAGGTCTGCTGCCCTGGTTTCATTTCTACGCATCAGTGTTCCAAGCATTG ATAATCTCACCtcattgcaagaaaatttttactGGTGTCTCTGCATCACTTGTTGCAGAGTCAGCATACGGAGTTCTCACAGGCAAAAG GATTTCGTATGGCCCAGTTTCTCATCCTCCATCAACTCTCCCATGGATGCACATACCGATTAA
- the LOC115734059 gene encoding N-acetylglucosaminyl-phosphatidylinositol biosynthetic protein gpi1 isoform X2 gives MGRHLRIWWPKHHLLTQPSSHDLLFGWFVSSSPASVDIVIALTINETFLSHLSPALEEILQETNRDMPVNLKDKADFCVLGLSAADPGKGSKKKRDQVCGCYRITEPLESCRQLAVGSNSWVQLMHNSCSGYWGENLWLPEVHHIHWKGEVVYHCDVHVIVYETPRHGAHHFSLSYSHYPRQVKVPMKKPKWIKELHAKHPQVDLSTAILAMNSSRAASATLYKKTCSGFYAFIWHALAISAASLSTLFYIIIHNFHHFMRWGSQSWMYKVSSNVFVTAWSNIKIRSCQYLYWPVFLQNSDLRSQPSVEYAEKAALRKHSMWSTIAIDILLGNLIGLSLLYHAEAVSLWFLNSVEGLNNYLRMGSVWLMGVPAGFKLNTELAAILGTTSLNVVQIWSTLWVFVGFFLMNIVRGIAIAGMLFGATVITALMVDMIGAATLHISALHSLIAYLYASQTQALAALWRLFRGQKLNPLRLRLDSYDYTVEQHVVGSLLFTPLLLLLPTTCVFYIFFTIVNTSIRVSHVLVEVFISIIHETPYVKILLWLVRPTRFPAGIWFEIVSCKYNGVHPMEGSICDSNGINPDFDNAPSKTDKYRRSAALVSFLRISVPSIGQIISPHCKKIFTGVSASLVAESAYGVLTGKRISYGPVSHPPSTLPWMHIPIKEYWQLCHKSILSHMADRRCI, from the exons ATGGGAAGACATTTGAGAATTTGGTGGCCCAAGCATCACCTTTTAACTCAACCATCATCACATGACCTCTTGTTTGGGTGGTTTGTCTCATCCTCCCCAGCTTCTGTGGATATTGTGATAGCCCTTACCATTAATGAGACCTTCCTGTCTCATTTATCACCGGCTCTTGAG GAAATCCTTCAAGAAACAAATAGGGACATGCCTGTAAATTTAAAGGATAAAGCAGATTTCTGTGTCTTGGGTCTGTCTGCTGCTGACCCAGGTAAAGGCAGCAAGAAGAAAAGGGATCAAGTTTGTGGCTGCTACAGGATTACCGAACCACTTGAATCTTGTAGGCAACTTGCTGTAGGAAGCAATAGTTGGGTCCAGCTAATGCATAATTCTTGCTCAGGCTATTGGGGAGAGAACTTATGGCTCCCTGAAGTGCATCATATTCACTGGAAAGGGGAAGTAGTATATCACTGCGATGTGCAC GTTATAGTTTATGAAACTCCAAGGCATGGAGCACACCATTTCTCTCTTAGCTATTCACACTATCCTCGTCAAGTAAAAGTTCCTATGAAGAAGCCCAAGTGGATCAAAGAGCTTCATGCAAAACATCCTCAAGTTGACCTG AGTACAGCAATTCTCGCAATGAACAGTTCTAGAGCTGCTTCTGCTACATTATACAAGAAGACGTGTTCTGG GTTTTATGCCTTCATATGGCATGCATTGGCCATATCGGCAGCTTCGTTATCCACTCTTTTCTACATCATTATCCATAATTTTCATCACTTTATGAGATGGGGATCACAGTCGTGGATGTACAAAGTATCTTCAAACGTGTTTGTGACTGCCTGGTCCAACATCAAAATTAGGTCTTGTCAATATCTATATTGGCCTGTCTTCCTGCAGAATAGTGACCTCAG GTCTCAACCCAGTGTAGAGTACGCTGAGAAAGCTGCATTGCGGAAGCATTCCATGTGGTCGACCATAGCCATTGATATTCTCCTCGGAAACTTGATTGGTTTGTCGTTACTATATCATGCAGAAGCGGTTAGCTTGTGGTTTCTGAACTCCGTGGAGGGCCTCAATAATTATTTGCGCATGGGATCTGTGTGGTTAATGGGAGTCCCAGCAGGATTTAAATTGAATACAGAATTAGCAGCCATTCTTGGCACTACGTCTCTTAATGTCGTACAAATTTGGTCTACCCTTTGGGTTTTTGTGGGCTTCTTTCTGATGAATATAGTCAGAGGAATCGCTATAGCGGGGATGCTTTTTGGGGCTACTGTTATTACCGCTCTGATGGTAGACATGATCGGGGCAGCAACTTTACACATATCAGCTCTACATTCGTTGATAGCTTATCTTTATGCTTCACAGACACAAGCATTGGCTGCTTTATGGCGCCTGTTTAG GGGTCAAAAGTTGAATCCTCTTCGCTTGAGATTAGATAGCTATGATTACACCGTGGAGCAACATGTTGTTGGATCTCTTCTGTTTACTCCCCTTCTACTTCTGTTGCCAACCACCTGTGTCTTTTATATATTCTTCACCATTGTGAATACTTCTATCAGAGTTAGTCATGTGCTAGTTGAAGTTTTTATATCTATTATCCATGAGACACCTTATGTCAAAATTCTTCTTTGGTTGGTGAGACCAACCAGATTTCCTGCTGGGATATGGTTTGAAATTGTTTCCTGTAAATATAACGGCGTACATCCCATGGAAGGATCTATTTGTGACAGCAATGGCATAAATCCAGATTTTGACAATGCACCGAGCAAAACGGACAAATACAGAAGGTCTGCTGCCCTGGTTTCATTTCTACGCATCAGTGTTCCAAGCATTG GACAGATAATCTCACCtcattgcaagaaaatttttactGGTGTCTCTGCATCACTTGTTGCAGAGTCAGCATACGGAGTTCTCACAGGCAAAAG GATTTCGTATGGCCCAGTTTCTCATCCTCCATCAACTCTCCCATGGATGCACATACCGATTAAGGAGTACTGGCAACTTTGCCACAAATCAATTCTTTCTCACATGGCAGACCGAAGATGTATTTAG
- the LOC115734059 gene encoding N-acetylglucosaminyl-phosphatidylinositol biosynthetic protein gpi1 isoform X4, translating into MCTYVIVYETPRHGAHHFSLSYSHYPRQVKVPMKKPKWIKELHAKHPQVDLSTAILAMNSSRAASATLYKKTCSGPEPSVSQPFLIWMFYAFIWHALAISAASLSTLFYIIIHNFHHFMRWGSQSWMYKVSSNVFVTAWSNIKIRSCQYLYWPVFLQNSDLRSQPSVEYAEKAALRKHSMWSTIAIDILLGNLIGLSLLYHAEAVSLWFLNSVEGLNNYLRMGSVWLMGVPAGFKLNTELAAILGTTSLNVVQIWSTLWVFVGFFLMNIVRGIAIAGMLFGATVITALMVDMIGAATLHISALHSLIAYLYASQTQALAALWRLFRGQKLNPLRLRLDSYDYTVEQHVVGSLLFTPLLLLLPTTCVFYIFFTIVNTSIRVSHVLVEVFISIIHETPYVKILLWLVRPTRFPAGIWFEIVSCKYNGVHPMEGSICDSNGINPDFDNAPSKTDKYRRSAALVSFLRISVPSIGQIISPHCKKIFTGVSASLVAESAYGVLTGKRISYGPVSHPPSTLPWMHIPIKEYWQLCHKSILSHMADRRCI; encoded by the exons ATGTGCACGTAT GTTATAGTTTATGAAACTCCAAGGCATGGAGCACACCATTTCTCTCTTAGCTATTCACACTATCCTCGTCAAGTAAAAGTTCCTATGAAGAAGCCCAAGTGGATCAAAGAGCTTCATGCAAAACATCCTCAAGTTGACCTG AGTACAGCAATTCTCGCAATGAACAGTTCTAGAGCTGCTTCTGCTACATTATACAAGAAGACGTGTTCTGGGCCAGAACCATCTGTCTCTCAGCCTTTCCTTATTTGGAT GTTTTATGCCTTCATATGGCATGCATTGGCCATATCGGCAGCTTCGTTATCCACTCTTTTCTACATCATTATCCATAATTTTCATCACTTTATGAGATGGGGATCACAGTCGTGGATGTACAAAGTATCTTCAAACGTGTTTGTGACTGCCTGGTCCAACATCAAAATTAGGTCTTGTCAATATCTATATTGGCCTGTCTTCCTGCAGAATAGTGACCTCAG GTCTCAACCCAGTGTAGAGTACGCTGAGAAAGCTGCATTGCGGAAGCATTCCATGTGGTCGACCATAGCCATTGATATTCTCCTCGGAAACTTGATTGGTTTGTCGTTACTATATCATGCAGAAGCGGTTAGCTTGTGGTTTCTGAACTCCGTGGAGGGCCTCAATAATTATTTGCGCATGGGATCTGTGTGGTTAATGGGAGTCCCAGCAGGATTTAAATTGAATACAGAATTAGCAGCCATTCTTGGCACTACGTCTCTTAATGTCGTACAAATTTGGTCTACCCTTTGGGTTTTTGTGGGCTTCTTTCTGATGAATATAGTCAGAGGAATCGCTATAGCGGGGATGCTTTTTGGGGCTACTGTTATTACCGCTCTGATGGTAGACATGATCGGGGCAGCAACTTTACACATATCAGCTCTACATTCGTTGATAGCTTATCTTTATGCTTCACAGACACAAGCATTGGCTGCTTTATGGCGCCTGTTTAG GGGTCAAAAGTTGAATCCTCTTCGCTTGAGATTAGATAGCTATGATTACACCGTGGAGCAACATGTTGTTGGATCTCTTCTGTTTACTCCCCTTCTACTTCTGTTGCCAACCACCTGTGTCTTTTATATATTCTTCACCATTGTGAATACTTCTATCAGAGTTAGTCATGTGCTAGTTGAAGTTTTTATATCTATTATCCATGAGACACCTTATGTCAAAATTCTTCTTTGGTTGGTGAGACCAACCAGATTTCCTGCTGGGATATGGTTTGAAATTGTTTCCTGTAAATATAACGGCGTACATCCCATGGAAGGATCTATTTGTGACAGCAATGGCATAAATCCAGATTTTGACAATGCACCGAGCAAAACGGACAAATACAGAAGGTCTGCTGCCCTGGTTTCATTTCTACGCATCAGTGTTCCAAGCATTG GACAGATAATCTCACCtcattgcaagaaaatttttactGGTGTCTCTGCATCACTTGTTGCAGAGTCAGCATACGGAGTTCTCACAGGCAAAAG GATTTCGTATGGCCCAGTTTCTCATCCTCCATCAACTCTCCCATGGATGCACATACCGATTAAGGAGTACTGGCAACTTTGCCACAAATCAATTCTTTCTCACATGGCAGACCGAAGATGTATTTAG
- the LOC115734103 gene encoding protein GAST1-like, whose product MTADRLSQSVPVKTTSLTFSIPNQVCLPPSLYLSLTTRKDMARKLSIVLLSLFTMLLLIPEHHATITEAPSPQPQAAPGNLPAYGAREGSLKPQECGPRCRERCSKTAYKKPCMFFCQKCCAKCLCVPPGTYGNKQLCPCYNNWKTKRGGPKCP is encoded by the exons ATGACAGCTGACAGGCTCTCCCAATCTGTTCCTGTAAAAACGACCTCTCTAACATTCTCAATTCCCAACCAAGTctgtctccctccctccctctatctctctctcacaaccAGGAAAGATATGGCAAGGAAGCTTAGCATTGTGCTGCTGTCCCTCTTCACGATGCTCCTTCTAATACCAGAACACCAT GCGACGATCACGGAGGCCCCATCACCACAGCCCCAGGCAGCTCCTGGCAATCTGCCCGCG taTGGTGCCAGAGAAGGCAGTCTTAAGCCCCAAG AGTGCGGACCGAGGTGCAGGGAGAGATGCTCAAAAACGGCGTACAAGAAGCCATGCATGTTCTTTTGCCAAAAATGCTGCGCCAAGTGCTTGTGTGTGCCTCCGGGCACCTATGGCAACAAGCAACTCTGCCCTTGCTACAACAACTGGAAGACCAAGCGTGGCGGTCCCAAATGCCCCTGA